A single window of Nocardia higoensis DNA harbors:
- the folP gene encoding dihydropteroate synthase — protein MESAVSSCAESTAVSSPAESSPAVSSPAVSSPPAAWRPTLCGKPVATDRALVMAIVNRTPDSFYDRGATFTDEAAMAAVHRAVADGADLVDIGGVKAGPGEVVDAEEETRRVVPFVAAIRAAYPELLISVDTWRSQVARDAVAAGADLINDTWAGADPDLVRVAADLGAGIVCSHTGGAIPRTRPHRVRYADVVAEVTDTVVRAAERAADAGVRRDSILIDPTHDFGKNTYHGLELLRGVDVLVKSGWPVLMALSNKDFIGETLGVGLSERLEGTLAATAWSAAAGARVFRVHEVAHTRRVVDMIAAIQGFRPPARTLRGLV, from the coding sequence ATGGAGTCCGCGGTGTCGTCGTGCGCGGAGTCGACTGCTGTGTCGTCGCCCGCTGAGTCCTCGCCTGCTGTGTCCTCGCCTGCTGTGTCCTCGCCTCCGGCGGCGTGGCGGCCCACCCTCTGCGGCAAGCCGGTCGCGACGGACCGGGCGCTGGTGATGGCGATCGTGAACCGCACCCCGGACTCGTTCTACGACCGCGGCGCCACCTTCACCGACGAGGCCGCGATGGCGGCGGTCCACCGCGCCGTCGCCGACGGCGCCGATCTGGTCGACATCGGCGGGGTGAAGGCCGGGCCGGGTGAGGTGGTCGACGCCGAGGAGGAGACCCGCCGGGTGGTGCCCTTCGTGGCCGCCATCCGCGCCGCCTACCCCGAACTACTCATCAGCGTCGACACCTGGCGCTCGCAGGTGGCGCGCGACGCGGTGGCCGCGGGCGCGGACCTGATCAACGACACCTGGGCGGGCGCGGACCCGGATCTGGTCCGAGTGGCCGCCGATCTCGGGGCGGGCATCGTGTGCAGCCACACCGGCGGCGCGATCCCGCGCACCAGGCCGCACCGCGTGCGCTACGCCGATGTGGTGGCCGAGGTCACCGACACTGTGGTGCGCGCCGCCGAGCGGGCCGCCGACGCCGGGGTGCGCAGGGACTCGATCCTCATCGATCCGACCCATGATTTCGGCAAGAACACCTATCACGGGCTCGAATTGTTGCGAGGAGTGGACGTTCTCGTAAAAAGCGGATGGCCGGTGCTGATGGCACTGAGTAACAAGGATTTCATCGGGGAGACTCTTGGTGTGGGTCTCTCCGAACGACTGGAGGGCACCTTGGCGGCGACGGCGTGGTCTGCCGCGGCGGGGGCCCGCGTCTTCCGTGTCCACGAAGTGGCGCACACCCGGCGCGTGGTGGACATGATCGCCGCGATCCAGGGCTTCCGGCCCCCCGCACGAACCTTGCGAGGTCTGGTATGA
- a CDS encoding TIGR00730 family Rossman fold protein, with protein sequence MVSDDNQGSDRFAVCVYCSSSTTDPELLNLAARVGTEIARRGWQLVSGGGHVSMMGAVATAARAGGARTIGVIPKHLVHKEVADTDSDELIVTDTMRQRKKVMEERADAFLTLPGGIGTLEEFFEAWTGGYLGEHGKPVVLLDHDGYYRGLFDWIDGLGDGVISTRARARLTVATELSTAFVALRPEPGGPLPS encoded by the coding sequence GTGGTGAGCGACGACAACCAGGGAAGCGACAGGTTCGCGGTCTGCGTCTACTGCTCGTCGAGCACCACCGATCCGGAACTACTGAACCTGGCCGCCCGCGTCGGCACCGAAATCGCCCGGCGCGGCTGGCAACTGGTCTCCGGCGGCGGCCACGTCTCGATGATGGGCGCGGTGGCGACCGCGGCCAGGGCCGGCGGGGCCAGGACGATCGGGGTGATCCCGAAACATCTGGTGCACAAGGAAGTCGCCGATACCGACTCCGACGAGCTGATCGTCACCGACACCATGCGCCAGCGCAAGAAGGTCATGGAGGAGCGCGCCGACGCCTTCCTCACCCTGCCCGGCGGCATCGGCACCCTCGAGGAGTTCTTCGAGGCATGGACCGGCGGTTATCTCGGCGAGCACGGCAAGCCGGTGGTGCTGCTCGACCACGACGGTTACTACCGCGGGCTGTTCGACTGGATCGACGGACTGGGGGACGGCGTCATCTCCACACGGGCCCGCGCCCGCCTGACCGTCGCCACCGAGCTGAGCACCGCCTTCGTCGCGCTGCGGCCCGAGCCGGGCGGTCCGCTGCCCAGCTGA
- a CDS encoding TIGR00730 family Rossman fold protein, with the protein MYRRDRKPGIRTADRNLLDSRGDADWVHTDPWRVLRIQAEFVEGFGALAEVPRAVTVFGSARTPVDHPEYEAGYAIGAALARAGFAVITGGGPGAMEAANRGAGEAGGYSIGLGIELPFEQSINDWVDLGINFRYFFVRKTMFVKYSQAFVCLPGGFGTLDELFEALTLVQTGKITRFPIILFGRSYWSGLVDWIRSSLEGFGKISPGDLDLLYVTDHVDEVVDIIARAADSRADLSTYGTEDLW; encoded by the coding sequence ATGTACCGGCGCGACCGCAAGCCCGGCATCCGCACCGCCGACCGCAATCTGCTCGACAGCCGCGGGGATGCCGACTGGGTCCACACCGACCCCTGGCGGGTGCTGCGCATCCAGGCCGAATTCGTCGAGGGTTTCGGCGCGCTCGCCGAGGTGCCGCGCGCGGTCACGGTGTTCGGTTCGGCGCGCACCCCGGTCGACCACCCGGAGTACGAGGCCGGGTACGCGATCGGCGCGGCGCTGGCACGCGCCGGTTTCGCGGTCATCACCGGCGGCGGTCCGGGCGCGATGGAAGCGGCGAACCGGGGCGCCGGCGAGGCGGGCGGCTATTCGATCGGCCTGGGCATCGAGCTGCCCTTCGAACAGAGCATCAACGACTGGGTCGATCTGGGCATCAACTTCCGCTACTTCTTCGTGCGCAAGACGATGTTCGTGAAGTACTCCCAGGCATTCGTCTGCCTGCCCGGCGGCTTCGGCACCCTCGACGAGCTGTTCGAGGCGCTGACCCTGGTCCAGACCGGCAAGATCACCCGATTCCCGATCATCCTGTTCGGCCGCTCCTACTGGTCCGGCCTGGTGGACTGGATCCGCAGTTCGCTGGAGGGCTTCGGCAAGATCTCGCCGGGTGATCTCGACCTGCTGTATGTCACCGATCATGTGGACGAGGTGGTCGACATCATCGCCCGCGCCGCCGACTCCCGCGCCGACCTGAGCACCTACGGCACCGAGGATCTGTGGTGA
- the dapE gene encoding succinyl-diaminopimelate desuccinylase, with product MSIDLSADPIALTAALVDIPSVSLGERAIADVVERALREQTTGFEVLRHGNVVLARTDRGLPTRVILAGHLDTVPIADNVPSRFGVGPDGERLLHGCGTVDMKSGDAVFLHLAATVADPVHDLTLIFYDGEEIAAEYNGLGHIERDLPDWLDGDLAVLGEPSGGWIEAGCQGTLRVRLSTTGVRAHSARAWMGDNAIHRLAPVLARLESYTPRDVDIDGCVYREGLSAVAIDGGVAGNVIPDAAGVTVNFRFAPDRSVEQAIAHVREVFAGSDIGFEVTDAAPGALPGLTAPAAKALIESVNATGGGGVRAKYGWTDVSRFAARGIPAVNFGPGDPSLAHKRDEHVPTAQITAVTAMLRSYLTGGVAPA from the coding sequence GTGAGCATCGACCTGTCCGCCGATCCGATCGCCCTGACCGCCGCGCTGGTCGATATCCCCAGTGTCTCCCTCGGCGAGCGCGCGATCGCCGACGTCGTGGAGCGTGCGCTGCGCGAGCAGACCACCGGATTCGAGGTGCTGCGCCACGGCAACGTGGTGCTGGCGCGCACCGACCGCGGCCTGCCCACCCGGGTGATCCTGGCCGGCCACCTGGACACCGTGCCGATCGCGGACAACGTCCCCAGCCGCTTCGGCGTAGGCCCCGACGGCGAGCGACTGCTGCACGGCTGCGGCACGGTCGACATGAAGTCCGGCGACGCGGTGTTCCTGCATCTGGCCGCCACCGTCGCCGACCCGGTGCACGACCTGACCCTGATCTTCTACGACGGTGAGGAGATCGCCGCCGAGTACAACGGCCTCGGCCACATCGAACGCGATCTTCCGGACTGGCTCGACGGTGACCTGGCCGTGCTCGGCGAACCCTCCGGCGGCTGGATCGAGGCGGGCTGCCAGGGCACGCTGCGAGTGCGGCTGAGCACCACCGGCGTGCGAGCGCATTCGGCGCGGGCGTGGATGGGCGACAACGCCATCCATCGCCTGGCGCCGGTGCTCGCCCGGCTGGAGAGCTACACCCCGCGCGACGTCGACATCGACGGTTGCGTCTACCGGGAGGGACTGTCGGCGGTCGCGATCGACGGTGGAGTGGCGGGCAACGTGATCCCCGACGCGGCCGGCGTGACGGTCAACTTCCGCTTCGCCCCCGACCGCAGCGTCGAGCAGGCGATCGCGCATGTGCGTGAGGTCTTCGCCGGCTCGGACATCGGCTTCGAGGTCACCGACGCCGCCCCGGGCGCGCTGCCCGGCCTCACCGCTCCCGCCGCGAAGGCGCTGATCGAGTCGGTGAACGCGACCGGCGGCGGCGGAGTACGGGCCAAGTACGGCTGGACCGACGTGTCCCGCTTCGCCGCGCGCGGCATCCCCGCGGTGAACTTCGGCCCCGGCGATCCGAGCCTGGCGCACAAGCGCGACGAGCACGTCCCGACCGCGCAGATCACCGCGGTCACCGCGATGTTGCGCAGCTATCTGACCGGCGGCGTCGCACCGGCCTGA
- the dapD gene encoding 2,3,4,5-tetrahydropyridine-2,6-dicarboxylate N-succinyltransferase: protein MSIQGATAVGIANVTADGTVLDTWYPSPELGSFETTGTERLDAAAQDAAGFADLLGVDSARGVDVIAVRTTIADLSVAPADAHDVYLRLHLLSHRLVTPHSVNLDGQFGLLSNVVWTNHGPAAVEGFEQTRLKLRARGPVTVYSVDKFPRMVDYVVPSGVRIGDADRVRLGAHLAAGTTVMHEGFVNFNAGTLGASMVEGRISAGVVVGDGSDIGGGASTMGTLSGGGTTVISIGERSLLGANSGLGIPLGNDCVIEAGLYLTAGTKVTTSEGQVVKAAELAGRDNLLFRRNSTTGAVEVVHRKGTGIELNEDLHAHN from the coding sequence GTGAGCATTCAGGGAGCAACAGCAGTCGGTATCGCCAATGTGACCGCGGACGGCACCGTCCTGGACACCTGGTACCCGAGCCCGGAACTCGGTTCCTTCGAGACCACCGGCACCGAGCGCCTCGACGCGGCCGCCCAGGACGCCGCCGGGTTCGCCGACCTGCTCGGCGTCGACTCCGCCCGCGGTGTCGACGTGATCGCGGTGCGCACCACCATCGCCGACCTGTCTGTCGCCCCGGCCGACGCCCACGACGTCTACCTGCGCCTGCACCTGCTTTCGCACCGCCTGGTCACCCCGCACTCGGTGAACCTGGACGGCCAGTTCGGCCTGCTCAGCAATGTGGTGTGGACCAACCACGGCCCGGCCGCGGTGGAGGGCTTCGAGCAGACCCGCCTGAAACTGCGCGCCCGCGGCCCGGTCACCGTCTACAGCGTCGACAAGTTCCCGCGCATGGTCGACTACGTGGTGCCCTCCGGCGTGCGCATCGGCGACGCCGACCGGGTCCGGCTCGGCGCGCACCTCGCCGCGGGCACCACCGTCATGCACGAGGGGTTCGTCAACTTCAACGCGGGCACCCTGGGCGCCTCCATGGTCGAGGGCCGCATCTCGGCGGGTGTCGTGGTCGGCGACGGCTCCGACATCGGCGGTGGCGCGTCGACCATGGGCACACTCTCCGGCGGCGGCACCACCGTCATCTCGATCGGCGAACGCTCGCTGCTGGGCGCCAACTCCGGCCTGGGCATCCCGCTCGGCAACGACTGTGTGATCGAAGCGGGCCTGTATCTGACCGCGGGCACCAAGGTCACCACATCCGAGGGTCAGGTCGTCAAGGCCGCCGAACTCGCGGGCCGTGACAACCTGCTCTTCCGCCGCAACTCCACCACCGGCGCGGTCGAGGTGGTGCATCGCAAGGGCACCGGGATCGAGCTCAACGAAGATCTGCACGCCCACAACTGA
- a CDS encoding acyl-CoA synthetase, translating to MPSGASLLLSSLNPAAVAAGADIPDAVTIEGTTLSRSDLLGAATSVAERVARAERVAVLARPNLRTVLAVVGSLIAGVTVVPVPPDSGAAELAHILADSGARAWLGEAPEGVAPPESGGLPVIPVRLHARSWHTYPEPPAQAPAFVLYTSGTTGLPKGVVLTRGAIAAGLDAVAEAWDWTSKDTLVHGLPLFHVHGLVLGVLGPLRFGSPLVHTGKPTPQAYAAAEGTLYFGVPTVWSRIVEDEAAAKALSGARLLVSGSSPLPVPVFERLRELTGHAPVERYGMSETMITLSTRADGERRPGWVGLPVRGVETRLRDETGAPVPHDGQSIGGLQVRGPMLFAGYLNRPEATADSWTEDGWFKTGDVAAVDAGGFHRIVGRESVDLIKSGGFRVGAGEVETVLLGHPAVAEAAVVGLPDHDLGQRIVAFVVPRADVDTAALPQELIDLVAGQLSVHKRPREVRIVSSLPRNAMGKVQKKVLAARA from the coding sequence ATGCCGTCCGGTGCCAGCTTGCTGCTCAGTTCCCTGAATCCGGCCGCGGTCGCGGCGGGTGCGGATATCCCCGACGCGGTCACCATCGAGGGCACGACACTGTCGCGTTCGGATCTGCTCGGCGCGGCGACCTCGGTGGCCGAGCGCGTCGCCCGCGCGGAGCGGGTCGCCGTCCTGGCCCGGCCGAACCTGCGCACGGTGCTCGCGGTGGTGGGCAGCTTGATCGCCGGAGTGACCGTGGTGCCGGTGCCGCCGGATTCCGGCGCCGCCGAACTCGCCCACATCCTGGCCGATTCCGGGGCCCGGGCCTGGCTCGGCGAGGCGCCCGAAGGCGTCGCGCCACCGGAGAGCGGCGGTCTGCCGGTGATCCCGGTCCGGCTGCACGCGCGCTCGTGGCACACCTATCCCGAACCGCCCGCGCAGGCACCGGCTTTCGTGCTCTACACCTCCGGAACCACCGGCCTGCCCAAGGGGGTCGTGCTCACCCGTGGCGCCATCGCCGCGGGTCTGGACGCGGTGGCCGAGGCATGGGACTGGACCTCGAAAGACACCCTGGTACACGGCCTTCCGTTGTTCCACGTACACGGCCTGGTGCTCGGCGTGCTCGGCCCGCTGCGGTTCGGCAGCCCGCTGGTGCACACCGGCAAGCCGACGCCGCAGGCGTACGCGGCGGCCGAGGGCACGCTGTACTTCGGGGTGCCGACGGTGTGGTCGCGCATCGTCGAGGACGAGGCCGCCGCGAAGGCACTGAGCGGGGCGCGGCTGCTGGTCTCCGGAAGCTCGCCGTTGCCGGTGCCGGTGTTCGAGCGGCTGCGTGAACTCACCGGGCACGCTCCGGTGGAGCGCTACGGCATGAGCGAGACCATGATCACCCTGTCGACCCGCGCCGACGGCGAACGCAGGCCCGGCTGGGTCGGTCTGCCGGTACGCGGCGTCGAGACCAGGCTGCGCGACGAGACCGGCGCTCCGGTCCCGCACGACGGGCAGAGCATCGGCGGCCTGCAGGTCCGCGGCCCGATGCTGTTCGCCGGCTACCTGAACAGGCCCGAGGCCACCGCGGACAGCTGGACCGAGGACGGCTGGTTCAAGACCGGCGACGTCGCGGCCGTCGACGCCGGAGGGTTCCATCGGATCGTGGGACGCGAATCGGTGGACCTGATCAAGTCCGGCGGATTCCGCGTCGGCGCGGGCGAAGTGGAGACCGTCCTGCTCGGGCATCCCGCCGTCGCCGAAGCGGCCGTGGTCGGGCTGCCCGACCACGATCTGGGCCAGCGCATCGTCGCGTTCGTCGTCCCGCGCGCCGACGTCGACACCGCCGCGCTGCCGCAGGAGCTGATCGACCTGGTGGCCGGACAGCTCTCGGTGCACAAACGCCCCCGTGAGGTCAGGATCGTCTCGTCGCTGCCACGCAACGCCATGGGCAAAGTGCAGAAGAAGGTCCTGGCCGCCCGGGCCTGA
- a CDS encoding oxygenase MpaB family protein codes for MASPLRAARSSAPTSGSADIGFDIRDHVDATSAFFGAATNVIMQLSMPPVGYGVVESKVDSGNIMVHPVKRARTTLTYLAVAMVGTEEDRLAYRAAVDSVHRAVRSGPDSPVKYNAFDRRLQLWVAACLYWGARDLHERMHGPMSAAEADAFYRTAERLGTTLQVHPDQWPADRDAFDAYWHEHLATTRIDPPVRDFFWDLVNLKMFPLPVQLALAPLHRWVTAGLLPERLREQMGMRWSPADDRRLAVLLSTVGAVEDRLPRAVKTLPISALLWDMRLRRRLGLPMV; via the coding sequence ATGGCCAGTCCACTGCGCGCCGCACGCTCGAGCGCGCCCACGTCGGGCAGCGCCGATATCGGCTTCGACATCCGCGACCACGTCGACGCGACGTCCGCGTTCTTCGGGGCCGCCACCAACGTCATCATGCAATTGAGCATGCCGCCGGTCGGTTACGGCGTGGTGGAGAGCAAGGTCGACAGCGGCAACATCATGGTGCACCCGGTCAAGCGCGCCCGTACCACGCTGACCTACCTGGCCGTGGCCATGGTCGGCACCGAGGAAGATCGCCTGGCCTATCGCGCGGCCGTCGACAGCGTGCACCGCGCCGTGCGCTCCGGCCCCGACAGCCCGGTGAAGTACAACGCCTTCGACCGGCGGCTGCAGTTGTGGGTGGCGGCCTGCCTGTACTGGGGCGCGCGCGACCTGCACGAACGCATGCACGGCCCCATGAGCGCCGCCGAGGCCGACGCCTTCTACCGCACTGCCGAGCGGCTGGGCACGACGCTGCAGGTCCATCCCGATCAATGGCCCGCCGACCGCGATGCCTTCGACGCCTACTGGCACGAGCACCTGGCGACGACCCGCATCGACCCGCCGGTGCGCGATTTCTTCTGGGACCTGGTGAATCTGAAGATGTTCCCGCTGCCGGTGCAGCTGGCCCTGGCTCCGCTGCACCGCTGGGTCACCGCGGGCCTGCTGCCCGAGCGGTTGCGCGAGCAGATGGGAATGCGCTGGAGCCCTGCCGACGACCGCAGGCTGGCCGTGCTGCTGAGCACCGTCGGGGCGGTGGAGGACCGGCTGCCGCGGGCGGTCAAGACGCTGCCGATCAGCGCCCTGCTGTGGGATATGCGGCTGCGCAGGCGACTCGGGTTGCCGATGGTCTGA
- a CDS encoding TetR/AcrR family transcriptional regulator has product MARLKKLLPAVRNSGPEDRNQSRVLDAALLAFLDFGIKRTSMVEVARRCGLSLATLYRRFASKSDLIEAVALRQSREFVNSVDEVLARQVDRDAGAEDQIVELFVAFINGLRENQLIHRLLATEPELVLPFLTTRGAPIIELGRDYLSEFIRRLQSEGKLPEYDPEPLAEMIARTAVSMALTPQTVIPVGDDELARAFARDHVVVSFRVPVTPQRESVPASEARE; this is encoded by the coding sequence ATGGCAAGGCTGAAGAAGCTTCTCCCGGCGGTTCGCAACAGCGGTCCCGAGGACCGTAACCAGTCCCGTGTCCTCGACGCGGCCCTGCTGGCCTTCCTGGACTTCGGGATCAAGCGGACCAGTATGGTCGAAGTCGCCCGCCGCTGCGGGCTGTCGCTGGCCACGCTGTACCGCCGGTTCGCCAGCAAGTCCGATCTCATCGAGGCGGTGGCGCTGCGACAGTCCAGGGAATTCGTCAACAGCGTCGATGAGGTGCTGGCGCGGCAGGTCGATCGCGACGCGGGCGCCGAAGACCAGATCGTCGAGCTGTTCGTGGCCTTCATCAACGGACTGCGGGAAAACCAGCTGATCCACCGCTTGCTGGCCACCGAGCCGGAACTGGTGCTGCCCTTCCTCACCACGCGCGGCGCGCCGATCATCGAGCTCGGCCGCGACTATCTCTCCGAGTTCATCCGGCGGCTGCAGTCCGAGGGCAAGCTGCCCGAATACGATCCCGAGCCGCTGGCGGAGATGATCGCCCGCACGGCGGTGTCCATGGCGCTGACCCCGCAGACGGTCATCCCGGTCGGCGACGACGAGTTGGCGCGCGCGTTCGCCCGTGATCACGTGGTGGTGTCTTTCCGCGTCCCGGTCACGCCGCAACGCGAATCCGTGCCGGCCTCCGAGGCCCGCGAGTAG
- a CDS encoding oxygenase MpaB family protein, translating into MRASSPSRPTVTDDFRMEEFWYGSTALLGGVANVIMQLSHAPVAYGVLESTVDSGKVTLHPLKRLRTTLTYLSVAMMGTQEEIDTYREAVNTSHRSVRSHSDSPVKYNAFDPKLQLWVAACLYYGIVDLHERLHGGLDEATLDALYAKSVNLGTSLQMRPEMWPADRAAFQEYWDAELAEKKIDARTKAYFDGLIDLTMAALPIRIFAPFHRFVVTGLLPEHLRNEMGMTWSPMQEHTLRLLLLVIGKVQSKTPRAARMFPMNYYLWDFRKRVRSGRPLV; encoded by the coding sequence GTGCGGGCTTCGAGCCCGAGCCGACCCACCGTCACCGACGACTTCCGGATGGAGGAGTTCTGGTACGGAAGCACCGCCCTGCTCGGTGGCGTCGCCAACGTCATCATGCAGCTCAGCCATGCTCCGGTCGCCTACGGCGTGCTGGAGAGCACCGTCGACTCCGGCAAGGTCACCCTGCACCCGCTCAAGCGCCTGCGCACCACGCTGACCTACCTCTCGGTCGCCATGATGGGCACCCAGGAGGAGATCGACACCTACCGTGAGGCGGTCAACACCTCGCACCGCTCGGTGCGTTCCCATTCCGACAGCCCGGTCAAGTACAACGCCTTCGATCCGAAGCTGCAGCTGTGGGTGGCCGCCTGCCTGTACTACGGCATCGTGGACCTGCACGAACGGCTGCACGGCGGCCTGGACGAGGCCACCCTCGACGCCCTCTACGCCAAGTCGGTCAATCTGGGCACCAGCCTGCAGATGCGCCCGGAGATGTGGCCGGCCGACCGCGCGGCCTTCCAGGAGTACTGGGACGCCGAACTGGCCGAGAAGAAGATCGACGCGCGGACCAAGGCCTACTTCGACGGCCTGATCGATCTGACGATGGCGGCGCTGCCGATCCGGATCTTCGCGCCGTTCCACCGCTTCGTCGTCACCGGCCTGCTGCCCGAGCACCTGCGCAACGAGATGGGCATGACCTGGTCGCCCATGCAGGAGCACACCCTGCGACTGCTGCTGCTGGTGATCGGCAAGGTGCAGTCCAAAACGCCCAGGGCGGCCCGCATGTTCCCGATGAACTACTACCTGTGGGACTTCCGCAAGCGCGTGCGCAGCGGCAGGCCGCTGGTCTGA
- the pruA gene encoding L-glutamate gamma-semialdehyde dehydrogenase, which produces MDASTVVPTPVNEPVHSYAPGSGERELLLARIAEISAETVDVPLVVGGKHRPGTGDRHAILAPHRRDLLLGTYTDTTHAEAETAIETAVAAGPGWRELPFDERAAVFLRAAELLAGPWRETLAAATMLGQSKSAAQAEIDAPCELVDFWRFNVHFAREILAMQPQSSPGVWNRMEYRPLEGFVYAITPFNFTAIAGNLPTAPALMGNTVVWKPAPTQTLSAYYTIRLLEAAGLPPGVINMVTGDGVHLSEVALADPRLAGIHFTGSTATFQYLWREVGANIGRYQGYPRLVGETGGKDFIVAHPSADPKALTAALIRGAFEYQGQKCSAASRAYIPRSVWREMGDRFLGSVADLRYGDVADLANFGGALIDQRAYDKNVAALARARDAGLTVAVGGGHDDAQGWFVDPTVLLCDDPADEALRTEYFGPILTVRVYDDGQPDAFESVLSEAESAAPYALTGAVFARERAAIERAAHVLRYAAGNFYVNDKPTGAVVGQQPFGGARASGTDDKAGSPLNLLRWVAPRTLKETFAPPTGHRYPHMGD; this is translated from the coding sequence ATGGACGCTTCCACAGTGGTCCCGACGCCCGTCAACGAGCCGGTGCACTCCTACGCCCCCGGAAGTGGGGAGCGGGAGCTGCTGCTGGCGCGAATCGCGGAGATCTCCGCCGAAACCGTCGATGTACCGCTGGTGGTGGGCGGCAAGCATCGGCCGGGGACCGGGGATCGGCACGCGATCCTCGCGCCACACCGGCGTGACCTGCTGCTGGGGACCTACACCGACACCACCCACGCCGAAGCCGAGACCGCGATCGAGACCGCCGTCGCGGCCGGTCCCGGCTGGCGCGAACTCCCCTTCGACGAGCGGGCCGCGGTCTTCCTGCGCGCGGCCGAACTGCTCGCGGGCCCCTGGCGCGAGACGCTGGCTGCCGCCACCATGCTCGGGCAGTCCAAATCGGCGGCGCAGGCCGAGATCGACGCGCCGTGCGAGCTGGTGGATTTCTGGCGTTTCAACGTGCACTTCGCCCGCGAGATCCTCGCCATGCAGCCGCAGTCCTCGCCCGGAGTGTGGAACCGGATGGAGTACCGCCCGCTGGAGGGCTTCGTCTACGCGATCACCCCGTTCAACTTCACCGCCATCGCGGGCAACCTGCCCACCGCGCCCGCGCTGATGGGCAATACCGTCGTGTGGAAGCCCGCGCCGACGCAGACGCTGTCGGCCTATTACACGATTCGCCTGCTGGAGGCCGCCGGCCTGCCGCCCGGGGTGATCAACATGGTCACCGGCGACGGCGTGCACCTGTCGGAGGTGGCCCTGGCCGATCCGCGTCTGGCGGGCATTCATTTCACCGGCTCGACCGCGACGTTCCAGTACCTGTGGCGCGAGGTGGGGGCGAATATCGGCCGTTACCAAGGCTATCCGCGACTGGTGGGGGAGACCGGCGGTAAGGATTTCATCGTCGCGCACCCCTCCGCCGACCCGAAAGCGTTGACCGCCGCGCTGATTCGCGGCGCCTTCGAGTACCAGGGGCAGAAGTGTTCGGCCGCTTCCCGCGCCTACATCCCGCGCTCGGTGTGGCGGGAGATGGGCGACCGGTTCCTGGGCAGCGTGGCCGATCTGCGTTACGGCGATGTCGCCGATCTGGCGAACTTCGGTGGGGCGCTGATCGATCAGCGCGCCTACGACAAGAATGTCGCCGCGCTCGCCAGGGCTCGGGACGCGGGCCTCACCGTGGCCGTCGGCGGTGGGCACGACGATGCGCAGGGCTGGTTCGTGGATCCGACGGTGTTGCTCTGCGACGATCCGGCCGATGAGGCGCTGCGTACGGAGTACTTCGGCCCGATCCTGACCGTGCGGGTCTACGACGACGGTCAGCCGGACGCCTTCGAATCCGTGCTGAGCGAGGCGGAATCGGCCGCGCCCTACGCGCTCACCGGAGCTGTCTTCGCCCGCGAGCGGGCGGCCATCGAACGCGCCGCGCATGTCCTGCGCTACGCGGCGGGCAATTTCTACGTCAACGACAAGCCGACCGGCGCGGTGGTCGGTCAGCAGCCTTTCGGCGGTGCCCGGGCGTCCGGGACCGACGACAAGGCGGGCTCACCGCTGAATCTGCTGCGCTGGGTGGCGCCACGCACGCTCAAGGAGACGTTCGCGCCACCCACCGGCCACCGTTACCCCCACATGGGGGACTGA